The following are encoded together in the Novipirellula artificiosorum genome:
- a CDS encoding DUF1592 domain-containing protein, translating into MASPYLSSPPVCFVALLAASLLALPPSQSRGEDALSRDHYGEQVVPFLNSYCIDCHSGDSAEGGVALDLLIDSPNVQRDYELWEKIIRLVEEHQMPPADELQPTADEIVNVTAAIETELATFDCTVARHPGRVTIRRLNKAEYDNTVRDLTGLDLHLADGFPSDDVGNGFDNIADVLTIPPILLEKYLDAAVTIASQLSENEDAKKRAFPHEPANPEQRVEVARRNARQFAQRAYRRPLSQEEDDRLFQIMRDAYESGSPLDEVFETVVTAVLVNPNFLFRVEQDPDVEDLDGIRELSGYELASRLSYFLWSSMPDQRLFDLAASGELRNQETLRSEVDRMLADPKSRALVDNFAGQWLQLRDVARLNPDPDLFPEFDGELRSAMRRETEILFETIVKEDRSVLEFLEADYTFVNQRLARHYGISNVSGDQFQRVTLPDRRRGVLTHASILMLTSNPTRTSPVKRGKWILDNILDEPPPPPPPNVPELEAGDETLGSLREKMEQHRANEACAVCHRKMDALGFGLENFNAIGGWRDLDGRYTIDASGELPGGKSFAGASELIGILAAEKRDAFCRCLAGKLLTYALGRGLDSYDRCVVKDAVKTLAENDYRFSSLVAAIVSSDPFTLREARSEP; encoded by the coding sequence ATGGCTTCACCCTACCTTTCATCCCCACCCGTTTGTTTTGTCGCTTTGTTGGCGGCGAGCTTGCTTGCGCTTCCCCCTAGTCAATCTCGCGGCGAGGATGCTTTGTCGCGCGATCACTATGGGGAGCAGGTCGTGCCGTTTTTGAATTCCTACTGTATCGATTGTCACAGCGGTGATTCGGCCGAAGGGGGTGTTGCCCTTGACCTTTTGATCGATTCCCCAAATGTCCAACGGGATTACGAGTTGTGGGAAAAGATCATTCGGTTGGTTGAGGAGCATCAGATGCCGCCGGCGGACGAGCTGCAGCCGACTGCGGACGAGATCGTCAACGTTACAGCGGCGATTGAAACGGAGTTGGCTACGTTTGACTGTACGGTGGCCCGACATCCGGGCCGCGTTACGATTCGCCGTTTGAACAAGGCCGAATACGACAACACGGTTCGGGATCTTACGGGATTGGATCTGCATCTGGCCGACGGCTTCCCATCCGATGATGTTGGAAATGGCTTCGACAATATCGCCGATGTTCTGACGATTCCGCCAATCTTACTTGAGAAGTATTTAGATGCGGCTGTCACGATCGCAAGTCAACTGAGCGAGAACGAGGATGCGAAAAAGCGAGCGTTTCCGCACGAGCCAGCGAATCCCGAACAGCGCGTTGAGGTTGCAAGACGCAACGCACGGCAGTTTGCACAGCGGGCTTATCGCCGACCGCTAAGTCAAGAAGAAGACGACCGATTGTTTCAGATCATGCGTGACGCGTATGAGAGCGGCAGTCCTCTCGATGAGGTCTTTGAAACGGTTGTGACGGCGGTTTTGGTCAACCCAAACTTCTTGTTCCGTGTTGAACAGGATCCGGATGTGGAGGATTTGGATGGCATCCGCGAACTCAGTGGATACGAGCTCGCATCGCGTCTTTCCTACTTCCTTTGGAGTAGCATGCCTGATCAGCGACTGTTCGATTTGGCTGCCTCTGGGGAACTTCGCAACCAGGAAACGCTTCGCTCGGAAGTGGATCGAATGTTGGCGGATCCAAAGTCGCGTGCTTTAGTCGATAACTTTGCCGGGCAATGGCTACAACTTCGCGATGTGGCGCGCCTTAACCCGGATCCCGATTTATTTCCCGAGTTTGACGGGGAACTTCGCTCAGCGATGCGCCGCGAGACCGAGATCTTGTTTGAGACCATTGTCAAGGAAGATCGCAGTGTGCTGGAGTTCCTCGAAGCCGACTACACGTTTGTGAATCAGCGGCTCGCACGCCACTATGGAATCTCAAACGTTTCCGGTGACCAGTTCCAGCGAGTGACGCTGCCGGATCGCCGGCGCGGTGTGTTAACGCATGCGAGCATTCTAATGTTGACGTCAAATCCGACGCGAACCTCACCGGTCAAACGGGGGAAATGGATTTTAGACAATATCTTGGATGAACCCCCTCCGCCGCCACCGCCGAATGTTCCTGAATTGGAAGCGGGTGACGAGACGCTTGGTTCGCTGCGGGAAAAAATGGAGCAACATCGAGCGAACGAGGCGTGCGCCGTCTGTCATCGAAAGATGGATGCACTGGGTTTTGGTCTCGAGAACTTTAACGCAATCGGTGGCTGGCGAGACCTTGACGGGCGCTACACGATTGACGCATCGGGAGAATTACCGGGTGGCAAATCGTTCGCGGGTGCGTCCGAATTGATCGGAATTCTGGCGGCTGAAAAACGCGATGCCTTCTGTAGGTGTTTGGCTGGAAAATTGTTGACCTACGCACTTGGACGCGGACTCGATTCCTACGATCGGTGCGTCGTCAAGGATGCCGTCAAGACTCTGGCTGAGAATGACTATCGTTTTAGTTCGTTGGTAGCGGCTATCGTTTCCAGCGATCCCTTTACCCTTCGCGAGGCGAGGAGCGAACCATGA
- a CDS encoding DUF1552 domain-containing protein produces the protein MTIQISRLTRRTVLRGLGVSLALPFLESIMPRSVAASAVTVPRRMAFLFVPNGVHLPDWTPKRLGYGYDLPHILSPLSRLRDDVTVLSGLTHDKGRSNGDGPGDHARSASVFLTGAQPRKTDGSDIRSGVSVDQVAAQATRGATRFASLELGCEPGRGAGGCDSGYSCAYSSNVSWSAESTPVGKETNPKFVFQRLFGDGTPLDQDKDALRRHALKKSVLDFVADDAKRLQNQLGRNDQQKLDEFLNGVREVERRIERTDDEPKVSVDFDYPIPRGTPNDYAEHIRLLCDMIVLAFQTDRTRISTFMLANAGSNRSYRHIDVPEGHHNLSHHGGDAAKHAKIREINRFHVNQFAYLIEKLKSIPEADGNLLDHSMICYGSAISDGNRHNNENLPVLLAGGGGGTIDAGRHVQVAPETPMCNLFMAMLDRFGTPVDFFGDSTGALSGLQI, from the coding sequence ATGACGATCCAAATAAGCAGATTGACGCGGCGAACAGTGCTGCGCGGCCTTGGTGTCTCTCTGGCACTCCCTTTTCTTGAATCCATCATGCCTCGGTCGGTGGCGGCATCCGCTGTGACGGTCCCACGTCGGATGGCTTTTTTGTTTGTACCCAATGGAGTGCATCTTCCGGATTGGACTCCGAAACGTCTGGGGTATGGTTACGATTTACCACACATCCTGTCTCCCCTTTCACGTCTTCGCGACGACGTGACGGTGTTGAGTGGCTTGACGCACGATAAGGGACGCAGCAACGGTGATGGTCCCGGCGATCATGCGAGAAGTGCGTCGGTCTTCTTAACCGGAGCTCAGCCGCGGAAGACCGATGGTTCCGATATCCGGTCAGGCGTTTCGGTCGACCAGGTTGCGGCTCAAGCGACTCGTGGGGCCACTCGATTTGCTTCGTTGGAATTAGGTTGTGAGCCGGGACGCGGGGCCGGGGGATGCGACAGCGGCTATAGCTGCGCCTACTCGTCGAACGTTTCATGGTCCGCGGAATCCACGCCGGTTGGGAAGGAAACGAACCCAAAGTTTGTTTTTCAGCGATTGTTCGGAGACGGGACACCGCTTGATCAAGACAAAGACGCGTTACGGCGCCATGCCTTAAAGAAGAGCGTTCTTGATTTCGTCGCCGATGATGCAAAGCGATTGCAGAATCAACTCGGTCGTAACGATCAGCAGAAATTGGATGAGTTTTTGAACGGAGTTCGCGAAGTCGAACGGCGGATTGAACGGACCGATGACGAGCCTAAAGTTTCCGTTGATTTCGATTATCCCATTCCAAGGGGAACGCCCAATGATTACGCGGAGCATATTCGATTGTTGTGTGACATGATCGTTTTGGCTTTTCAAACCGATCGCACCAGGATTTCAACCTTCATGCTCGCAAACGCGGGCAGCAATCGAAGCTATCGACACATCGACGTTCCCGAGGGGCATCACAATTTATCCCACCACGGCGGTGATGCTGCGAAGCACGCAAAAATCCGCGAGATCAACCGTTTTCACGTCAATCAGTTCGCGTATTTGATCGAAAAGTTGAAGTCCATACCCGAAGCCGACGGTAACTTATTGGACCATTCGATGATCTGCTATGGTAGTGCGATCAGTGACGGGAATCGCCATAACAACGAGAACCTGCCCGTTTTGCTTGCCGGTGGTGGCGGTGGAACGATTGATGCAGGTCGGCACGTTCAAGTGGCTCCCGAAACGCCGATGTGCAACTTGTTCATGGCCATGTTGGACCGTTTTGGAACGCCAGTTGATTTTTTCGGTGACAGTACGGGGGCGTTGTCGGGGCTGCAAATCTAA
- the hisG gene encoding ATP phosphoribosyltransferase, with the protein MKQIMAGNNVLKLGIPAGSLQQSTAELFERAGYNIKFSSRSYYPTIDDGEIECLLIRAQEMARYVEQGVLDAGITGLDWILENEADVLEVCELVFSKVSRRPVRWVLCVPNDSPVKSVKDLAGKRIATEAVGLTKRYLEKHGVEARVEFSWGATEVKPPKLADAIVEVTETGSSLRANDLRIVDEVMQSTTRLIANRDAYQDEWKKNKLENISLMLSACLNAEGKVGLMMNVAKENLDEVLAILPALQKPTISALSSPDWVDVITIVEESVVRNIIPQLKLMGATGIVEYPINKLID; encoded by the coding sequence GTGAAACAGATTATGGCCGGCAACAATGTTCTTAAGCTGGGGATCCCTGCGGGAAGTTTGCAACAGTCCACTGCGGAGTTGTTTGAACGAGCGGGATACAACATCAAGTTTTCCTCGCGGTCGTACTACCCAACCATCGATGATGGCGAGATCGAATGCCTGTTGATTCGTGCACAGGAAATGGCTCGCTATGTCGAACAAGGTGTGTTGGATGCTGGAATCACCGGCCTCGATTGGATCCTGGAAAATGAAGCCGATGTTCTTGAAGTTTGCGAATTGGTCTTTTCGAAAGTCAGCCGTCGACCGGTGCGGTGGGTACTGTGTGTTCCCAATGATTCCCCCGTTAAGTCTGTCAAGGACCTGGCGGGTAAGCGGATCGCTACAGAAGCCGTAGGGTTGACCAAGCGTTACTTGGAAAAACATGGCGTCGAGGCTCGGGTCGAGTTTTCATGGGGCGCGACCGAGGTCAAGCCACCGAAGTTGGCAGACGCGATTGTTGAAGTCACCGAAACGGGGAGCTCTCTGCGAGCCAATGACCTTCGGATCGTGGACGAGGTGATGCAAAGTACGACTCGGTTGATCGCCAATCGAGATGCATATCAGGATGAGTGGAAAAAGAATAAACTGGAGAATATTTCGCTGATGTTGTCTGCCTGCCTGAATGCCGAGGGAAAGGTGGGATTGATGATGAACGTCGCCAAGGAGAACCTCGACGAGGTCTTGGCGATCCTGCCGGCATTGCAAAAGCCGACCATCTCTGCGCTGTCGAGTCCCGATTGGGTCGACGTGATCACGATTGTCGAGGAATCGGTGGTCCGGAATATCATTCCACAACTGAAATTGATGGGGGCGACGGGGATTGTTGAGTATCCAATCAACAAGCTCATCGACTAG
- a CDS encoding Gldg family protein, whose amino-acid sequence MTLNNVTSSLLSLFILDLILLLVLLAVVALLAGTKKVAYAVLKRNFVGYFGNPTGYVFLCIFVFLTSVAAFWPYEFFNQNLATLDQLNYWFPLIMLVFIPAITMSIWAEEKRQGTDELLLTLPADDFDIVIGKYMAAAAIFTASLLFSQLSTFVTLAILTEGGLDTGLIFTSYLGYWFVGLAMIAIGMIASFLTGNLTVGFILGALFNAPLAFASLADSISPNQQIAEWLASSGIARPFDDFGRGVISLSSVTYFVLVAAVALYASMVLIGRRHWTGGKDGNTMAWHYLARVLALILFTTGAVTLFRNKDIVRYDATEGKVSSLAGATKGLIQDLDSERPIVIDAFISSDVPELYARTRYELINLLKEFRSEAAKQERTIEVNLYDGIELFSEEAALAAERFGIEPVTRMVREKGSFQQKQLILGAAFRSGLEKVTVPIFEYGIPVEYELVRSINTVAHGSRKRLGIVATDARLMGGTVMDGMSMQQVEKHPLIDELAKQYEVEEVDLSGPVAPGMYDALFAVQPSSLAPDQFGRLVDAIKLGVPVAILEDPLPRVTPYVTPTGMQKQNPGSMFGGGGPMPKGEIRDLWDALEIEVPGRPGMQGLYAPDLVWQQYNPYPNLQMNIDDLWVFIKNEAPGIVDGEAFSQENEITSGLREVLSLYSGAVRAKASTTLKHTPLLLTGTESGLISMEKAMQVLQGQTTLAREVDSKSPGLAIAMAIEGEQPDATEADADTDGEPGDEVEPDLSAGLKGVKAVYISDVDLMLPVFLQIRADPSQAAEMKFQFQNVTFLLNTIDWLTGETEFIEVRKHEPIFASLKMIDSVKEKASTEVREQTKEFQDQYDATVRTAQEKMDTELKSLKEELEKLQKESADGRISRAEMQAKVQEFQTRQEREQRMLDVKQTKTQRDLERNTRDIQRVADQKVTAIQNQVKAAAVALPCIPPLIVGVIVFASRRLRERENISKSRLK is encoded by the coding sequence ATGACGCTCAATAACGTCACTTCCTCGCTATTAAGTCTGTTCATTCTGGACTTGATCCTGCTGCTCGTGCTGTTAGCGGTGGTCGCCTTGTTGGCGGGCACCAAAAAGGTTGCTTACGCGGTATTGAAACGCAACTTTGTCGGCTACTTCGGGAACCCGACGGGTTATGTGTTCTTATGTATCTTCGTCTTTTTGACGTCGGTCGCCGCATTTTGGCCCTACGAATTCTTCAATCAAAACCTCGCGACGCTTGATCAGTTGAACTACTGGTTCCCGCTGATCATGTTGGTGTTTATTCCAGCGATCACGATGAGCATTTGGGCCGAAGAAAAGCGTCAAGGTACCGACGAACTGCTGCTGACGTTGCCAGCCGATGACTTTGATATCGTGATTGGCAAGTACATGGCCGCGGCTGCAATTTTTACTGCGTCGCTATTATTTAGCCAATTGAGTACATTTGTGACGCTGGCGATTCTGACCGAGGGTGGGCTCGACACGGGGCTGATCTTCACCAGTTACTTAGGATATTGGTTCGTCGGATTGGCGATGATCGCGATCGGCATGATCGCTTCGTTCTTGACCGGTAACTTGACGGTAGGCTTTATTCTCGGTGCTCTGTTCAACGCTCCGTTGGCCTTTGCATCGCTGGCGGACTCCATCAGCCCCAACCAACAGATTGCGGAGTGGCTTGCCAGTAGCGGGATTGCTCGGCCCTTTGATGATTTTGGTAGGGGGGTGATCAGCTTATCGTCGGTGACGTACTTCGTGCTCGTCGCGGCTGTGGCGCTCTATGCCAGCATGGTCTTGATTGGCCGCCGACACTGGACCGGTGGTAAAGACGGCAACACGATGGCTTGGCACTATTTGGCGCGTGTTCTCGCATTGATCCTGTTCACCACGGGTGCTGTGACGCTGTTTCGAAACAAAGACATCGTTCGCTATGACGCAACCGAAGGCAAGGTCAGCTCGTTGGCGGGTGCGACCAAAGGATTGATCCAAGACCTTGATTCTGAGCGGCCGATTGTGATCGACGCGTTTATCAGCAGCGATGTACCGGAACTTTATGCTCGGACTCGCTATGAATTGATCAACTTGCTGAAAGAGTTCCGTAGCGAAGCAGCCAAGCAAGAGCGAACCATCGAGGTGAATTTGTACGATGGAATCGAGTTGTTCAGCGAGGAAGCGGCCTTGGCGGCCGAGCGATTTGGAATCGAACCGGTCACACGGATGGTTCGTGAGAAAGGATCGTTTCAGCAGAAGCAATTGATTCTTGGTGCCGCGTTCCGATCGGGGCTTGAGAAAGTGACCGTGCCGATTTTTGAATATGGCATCCCGGTCGAATACGAGTTGGTGCGCTCCATCAATACGGTTGCTCATGGATCCCGCAAACGGCTGGGAATCGTTGCCACCGATGCGAGGTTGATGGGGGGAACGGTGATGGACGGAATGTCGATGCAGCAAGTGGAGAAGCACCCGTTGATCGATGAGCTTGCAAAGCAGTACGAAGTCGAAGAAGTCGATTTGAGTGGCCCCGTCGCGCCAGGCATGTACGACGCACTGTTTGCGGTCCAACCCTCGTCGCTAGCTCCCGATCAATTCGGGCGACTGGTCGATGCGATCAAGTTGGGGGTCCCGGTTGCGATCCTTGAAGATCCGCTGCCACGAGTGACACCCTACGTAACTCCGACGGGGATGCAGAAACAAAATCCTGGTTCCATGTTCGGCGGTGGGGGGCCCATGCCAAAGGGCGAAATTCGCGATCTTTGGGATGCGCTTGAGATTGAAGTTCCAGGCCGACCGGGGATGCAAGGTTTGTATGCCCCCGATTTGGTCTGGCAGCAATACAATCCTTATCCAAACCTGCAAATGAACATTGACGACCTCTGGGTGTTCATCAAGAACGAAGCGCCGGGCATCGTCGATGGCGAAGCCTTTAGCCAAGAGAACGAAATCACCTCGGGGCTGCGTGAAGTGTTGTCGCTTTATAGCGGTGCGGTTCGAGCCAAGGCTTCGACAACGCTCAAGCACACTCCGTTGCTGTTGACGGGAACCGAAAGCGGCTTGATTTCGATGGAAAAGGCCATGCAGGTCTTGCAGGGACAAACCACCTTGGCTCGCGAAGTCGATTCGAAGAGTCCTGGGCTCGCGATCGCGATGGCAATCGAAGGCGAGCAACCGGACGCGACCGAAGCCGACGCGGACACCGATGGCGAACCAGGCGATGAAGTCGAACCGGATTTAAGTGCCGGCCTCAAAGGGGTCAAAGCTGTCTACATCTCGGATGTCGATTTGATGTTGCCCGTCTTCTTGCAGATTCGAGCCGACCCGAGCCAAGCGGCGGAGATGAAGTTTCAGTTCCAAAACGTGACCTTCCTACTCAATACGATTGACTGGTTGACCGGAGAAACGGAGTTCATCGAAGTCCGAAAGCACGAGCCAATTTTTGCCAGTTTGAAGATGATTGATTCGGTCAAAGAAAAGGCGAGTACCGAAGTCCGCGAGCAGACGAAGGAATTCCAGGACCAGTACGATGCGACCGTTCGTACGGCGCAGGAAAAGATGGATACAGAATTGAAGTCGCTGAAAGAAGAGCTGGAAAAGCTTCAAAAGGAGAGTGCTGATGGACGCATCTCGCGAGCAGAAATGCAAGCGAAGGTTCAAGAATTCCAGACGCGACAAGAACGCGAACAGCGAATGTTGGATGTGAAGCAGACGAAGACCCAAAGAGACCTGGAACGGAACACGCGAGACATCCAGCGAGTTGCGGACCAGAAAGTGACTGCGATTCAAAACCAAGTTAAAGCGGCCGCCGTTGCGTTGCCGTGCATTCCACCGTTGATTGTCGGTGTGATTGTGTTCGCCTCGCGGCGACTACGTGAGCGAGAAAATATCAGCAAAAGCCGTTTGAAATAG
- the hisI gene encoding phosphoribosyl-AMP cyclohydrolase has protein sequence MNGPDFSKSDLIPVIAQDEASGDVLMLAYMNEEAYAETLKTGRVCYFSRSRSRLWRKGEESGNVQEVKSIYFDCDADTLLIKVNQIGGAACHEGYRSCFFRQLVPGQAEPRVVGERVFDPKEVYKQK, from the coding sequence GTGAACGGCCCCGATTTTAGTAAGAGTGATTTGATTCCCGTGATCGCCCAAGATGAGGCGAGTGGCGACGTCTTGATGTTGGCCTACATGAACGAGGAAGCGTACGCTGAGACGCTCAAAACGGGACGTGTCTGTTACTTCAGCCGAAGTCGAAGTCGTTTGTGGCGGAAAGGCGAAGAAAGCGGCAACGTGCAAGAAGTCAAATCAATCTATTTTGATTGTGATGCGGACACGCTGCTGATCAAAGTCAACCAAATCGGCGGTGCTGCATGCCACGAAGGCTACCGAAGTTGCTTTTTCCGCCAATTGGTCCCCGGTCAAGCCGAGCCCAGGGTCGTAGGCGAACGCGTATTTGATCCGAAAGAAGTTTACAAGCAGAAGTAG
- a CDS encoding DUF4340 domain-containing protein, protein MKTGVFWAAAVVMLGIAVIVAWPPSNENETATIIGKPLFGDFKDPLNAASMKIVTFDELQGTLDSFEVRKDRQTGLWTIPSRKGYPADAVDQMKEAANALVDLKVLDIQTENAEDHDDLGVVEPSLEDLEVGDDGVGRLVTLKDDAQATLAALIIGDKTKDDPTMVYVRRPGQDPVYVVKLDETPLNTRFQDWIEEDLLQLSSIDIDSMEIKDYSALLGQGGQISLNRNYTAEVEMDGSEWKLAKLQEYASDDPMGDPTPVVLGLDEELNASKLNDMKNALDDLKIVDVVRKPEGMSENLRADKELISDDDALQSLARRGFYPVPAGPNGEIEVLSANGELTVSLKDGVQYIMRFGNVSGVTSEQDQLATEGEENDATGGVNRYLLVTTQVDEGTFPAPELTAVPQTLEELEALLGGEEGDQGGADEAEAVEVSEPTSSEDSEMTSEEPAASEEPAASEEPAASEEPASSEEPAASEEPASSEEPPAESGETELEASGETTGQGEAQEESQVEQEGEVGGEQDGEADDAPAESQAAMEVADTAAESQSEASEQAEPADEQLTEEEQLERLQSEQEKITKENQRKLDERNDNLEAARRKVRELNARFADWYYVIPEDTYRKLRIKREELVQAANADEGQPQGGPAGAGGMPQFNFPGMPGQ, encoded by the coding sequence ATGAAAACTGGTGTGTTTTGGGCCGCGGCTGTGGTAATGCTTGGCATTGCTGTGATCGTTGCATGGCCTCCATCCAACGAGAACGAAACGGCGACGATTATTGGCAAACCGTTGTTCGGCGATTTTAAAGATCCTCTGAACGCGGCAAGCATGAAAATCGTTACGTTCGATGAATTGCAAGGAACGCTCGATTCCTTTGAGGTGCGAAAAGATCGACAAACGGGACTTTGGACGATCCCGTCACGCAAAGGCTACCCCGCCGATGCCGTGGATCAAATGAAGGAGGCGGCGAACGCACTTGTCGACCTGAAGGTCCTCGACATTCAAACGGAAAACGCTGAGGATCACGATGATCTCGGTGTTGTCGAGCCGTCACTCGAAGACCTTGAAGTGGGTGACGACGGGGTCGGCCGGCTGGTGACGCTGAAGGACGATGCGCAGGCCACCTTGGCGGCATTGATCATCGGCGACAAAACCAAAGACGATCCAACCATGGTTTACGTTCGTCGCCCAGGCCAAGATCCTGTCTACGTGGTGAAGCTGGACGAAACGCCGCTGAACACTCGATTCCAAGATTGGATCGAGGAAGATCTGTTGCAACTGAGCAGCATCGATATCGACTCGATGGAGATCAAAGATTACAGCGCGCTGTTGGGGCAGGGGGGCCAGATTTCACTGAATCGCAACTACACCGCCGAAGTTGAAATGGACGGCTCGGAGTGGAAATTGGCAAAGCTTCAGGAATATGCCAGCGACGATCCGATGGGCGATCCGACACCCGTTGTGCTCGGTTTGGACGAAGAACTGAATGCGTCGAAGTTGAACGATATGAAGAACGCTCTCGATGATCTGAAGATTGTCGATGTCGTTCGTAAGCCCGAAGGAATGAGTGAGAATCTGCGTGCGGATAAGGAGTTGATTTCCGATGACGACGCGCTGCAATCACTTGCTCGGCGCGGTTTCTACCCCGTGCCTGCGGGCCCTAATGGCGAAATCGAGGTGCTGTCGGCCAACGGTGAGTTAACCGTCTCGCTGAAGGACGGCGTCCAGTACATCATGCGGTTCGGAAACGTTTCGGGTGTGACGAGCGAGCAGGATCAACTGGCAACCGAAGGCGAAGAGAATGACGCGACCGGCGGCGTGAACCGATATTTGTTGGTGACCACCCAAGTCGACGAAGGAACGTTTCCTGCCCCCGAATTGACCGCTGTCCCTCAAACACTCGAGGAACTTGAGGCCTTATTGGGTGGCGAAGAAGGCGATCAAGGGGGCGCAGACGAAGCCGAGGCCGTCGAGGTGTCGGAACCAACGTCCAGCGAAGACTCGGAAATGACCAGCGAAGAGCCTGCCGCTTCGGAAGAACCTGCCGCTTCGGAGGAGCCTGCCGCTTCGGAAGAACCTGCTAGCTCGGAAGAGCCTGCCGCTTCGGAAGAACCTGCTAGCTCGGAAGAGCCCCCGGCGGAGTCAGGTGAAACCGAACTCGAAGCGAGTGGAGAAACCACCGGGCAAGGGGAAGCACAAGAGGAGAGCCAGGTGGAACAGGAAGGAGAAGTCGGTGGCGAGCAAGATGGCGAAGCCGACGATGCGCCGGCTGAAAGTCAAGCTGCGATGGAAGTAGCGGACACGGCTGCGGAAAGTCAGTCGGAAGCGTCGGAGCAAGCCGAGCCTGCCGACGAGCAATTGACCGAAGAGGAGCAGCTCGAGCGATTGCAGTCGGAGCAAGAGAAGATCACCAAGGAGAATCAACGGAAACTTGACGAGCGAAACGACAACCTCGAGGCAGCTCGACGGAAGGTTCGCGAGTTGAACGCTCGGTTCGCCGATTGGTATTACGTGATTCCGGAAGACACTTACCGCAAATTGCGGATCAAACGAGAGGAATTGGTTCAAGCGGCTAACGCCGACGAAGGACAACCGCAAGGTGGGCCAGCCGGTGCGGGTGGAATGCCTCAGTTCAACTTCCCCGGAATGCCGGGGCAGTGA